In one Streptomyces sp. NBC_01241 genomic region, the following are encoded:
- the pgl gene encoding 6-phosphogluconolactonase, with amino-acid sequence MSVPQLVVHRDKELMAQAAAARLITRVVDAQAARGYASVVLTGGRNGNGLLAALAAAPARDAIDWSRLDLWWGDERFLPEGHPERNVTQAREALLDSVPLTPSRVHAMPASDGPCGNDADAAAATYAGELAAAAGPEDHGPVPTFDVLMLGVGPDTHVASLFPELPAIRETERTVVGVHGAPKPPPTRVSLTLPAIRAAREVWLLAAGEDKAEAAEIALSGAGEIQAPAAGAYGRSRTLWLLDAAAASRLPRALYPPASP; translated from the coding sequence GTGAGTGTCCCTCAGCTTGTCGTGCACCGCGACAAGGAGCTGATGGCGCAGGCCGCCGCGGCCCGGCTGATCACGAGGGTCGTGGACGCCCAGGCCGCCCGGGGCTACGCCTCGGTGGTCCTCACCGGCGGGCGCAACGGCAACGGCCTGCTGGCCGCCCTCGCCGCCGCGCCCGCCCGGGACGCGATCGACTGGTCGCGGCTCGATCTGTGGTGGGGCGACGAGCGGTTCCTGCCGGAAGGCCATCCGGAGCGCAATGTCACGCAGGCCCGCGAGGCCCTGCTCGACTCGGTGCCGCTGACCCCGTCCCGGGTGCACGCGATGCCCGCCTCGGACGGCCCCTGCGGCAATGACGCCGACGCGGCCGCCGCCACGTACGCCGGGGAACTGGCCGCGGCGGCCGGTCCGGAGGACCACGGTCCGGTGCCGACGTTCGATGTGCTGATGCTGGGCGTCGGCCCGGACACGCATGTCGCGTCGCTCTTCCCGGAACTGCCCGCGATACGGGAGACCGAGCGCACCGTCGTCGGTGTGCACGGCGCCCCCAAGCCGCCGCCCACCCGGGTCTCGCTCACGCTGCCCGCGATCCGGGCGGCGCGCGAGGTGTGGCTGCTCGCCGCGGGTGAGGACAAGGCGGAGGCCGCGGAGATCGCGCTCTCGGGTGCCGGGGAGATCCAGGCCCCGGCGGCCGGTGCGTACGGACGCAGCCGCACCCTGTGGCTGCTGGACGCGGCGGCGGCCTCGCGGCTGCCGCGTGCGCTGTATCCGCCGGCCTCTCCCTGA
- the pgi gene encoding glucose-6-phosphate isomerase: MNTPSRTRLNQTPEWTALGKHREQFGTTHLRQLFADDPERGTGYTLRVGDLYVDYSKHLVTDETLRLLRELAEATGVAELRDAMFRGEKINTTEGRAVLHTALRAPRDAVIEVDGENVVPAVHAVLDRMAAFSDRIRSGEWTGHTGKRIKNIVNIGIGGSDLGPAMAYEVLRSFTDRSLTVRFVSNVDGADLHEAVRDLDPAETLFVIASKTFTTIETITNATSARNWLLTGLRAGQDAVAKHFVALSTNAEKVADFGIDTANMFEFWDWVGGRYSYDSAIGLSLMIAVGPDRFREMLDGFHLVDEHFRTAPAEDNVPLLLGLLGVWYGAFFDAQSHAVLPYSHYLSKFTAYLQQLDMESNGKSVDRDGNPVDWQTGPVVWGTPGTNGQHAYYQLIHQGTKVIPADFIGFAEPVADLLPGLVAQHDLLMANFFAQTQALAFGKTPDEVRAEGVAEELVPHKTFQGNHPTTTILADRLTPSVLGQLIALYEHKVFVQGAIWNIDSFDQWGVELGKVLAKKIEPVLTEGKGGEQLDSSTAALVTAYRARRGR; the protein is encoded by the coding sequence ATGAATACACCAAGCCGAACCAGGCTCAACCAGACGCCCGAGTGGACCGCTCTGGGCAAGCACCGCGAGCAGTTCGGGACCACCCATCTGCGGCAGCTCTTCGCGGACGATCCGGAGCGCGGCACCGGATACACGCTCCGGGTCGGCGATCTGTACGTCGACTACTCCAAGCACCTGGTCACCGACGAGACGCTCCGGCTGCTGCGTGAGCTCGCAGAGGCCACCGGGGTGGCGGAGCTGCGGGACGCGATGTTCCGCGGGGAGAAGATCAACACCACCGAGGGCCGCGCCGTCCTGCACACTGCGCTGCGCGCCCCGCGTGATGCGGTGATCGAGGTCGACGGCGAGAACGTGGTGCCGGCCGTGCACGCCGTGCTCGACAGGATGGCGGCCTTCTCCGACCGCATCAGGTCGGGGGAGTGGACCGGTCATACCGGTAAGCGCATCAAGAACATCGTCAACATCGGCATCGGCGGCTCCGATCTCGGCCCCGCCATGGCGTACGAGGTGCTGCGCTCCTTCACGGACCGCTCGCTCACCGTTCGCTTCGTGTCGAACGTCGACGGCGCCGACCTCCACGAGGCCGTGCGCGATCTCGACCCGGCCGAGACGCTCTTCGTCATCGCGTCGAAGACCTTCACCACGATCGAGACCATCACCAACGCCACCTCGGCCCGCAACTGGCTCCTGACCGGTCTGAGGGCCGGTCAGGACGCGGTTGCCAAGCACTTCGTGGCGCTGTCCACCAACGCCGAGAAGGTCGCGGACTTCGGCATCGACACCGCCAACATGTTCGAGTTCTGGGACTGGGTCGGCGGCCGCTACTCCTACGACTCCGCCATCGGCCTCTCGCTGATGATCGCCGTCGGCCCGGACCGGTTCCGCGAGATGCTCGACGGCTTCCACCTCGTCGACGAACACTTCCGCACCGCTCCCGCCGAGGACAACGTCCCGCTGCTGCTGGGCTTGTTGGGCGTCTGGTACGGCGCCTTCTTCGACGCCCAGTCGCATGCCGTGCTGCCGTACAGCCACTACCTGTCCAAGTTCACCGCGTACTTGCAGCAGCTGGACATGGAGTCCAACGGCAAGTCCGTGGACCGGGACGGCAATCCGGTCGACTGGCAGACCGGACCGGTCGTCTGGGGCACCCCCGGCACCAACGGGCAGCACGCCTATTACCAGCTCATCCACCAGGGCACCAAGGTCATCCCGGCCGACTTCATCGGCTTTGCCGAGCCCGTCGCCGACCTGCTGCCCGGTCTCGTCGCCCAGCACGACCTGCTGATGGCCAACTTCTTCGCCCAGACCCAGGCGCTGGCCTTCGGCAAGACGCCGGACGAGGTCCGCGCCGAGGGCGTCGCCGAGGAACTGGTGCCGCACAAGACTTTCCAGGGCAACCACCCGACGACGACGATCCTCGCCGACCGGCTGACGCCGTCCGTCCTCGGCCAGCTGATCGCGCTGTACGAGCACAAGGTCTTCGTCCAGGGCGCCATCTGGAACATCGACTCCTTCGACCAGTGGGGCGTCGAGCTCGGCAAGGTCCTGGCCAAGAAGATCGAGCCGGTGCTGACCGAAGGCAAGGGGGGCGAGCAGCTGGACAGCTCGACCGCCGCACTCGTTACGGCATACCGCGCCCGCAGGGGGCGCTGA
- a CDS encoding PH domain-containing protein produces the protein MTTGERTVRLRPPSNTLDARAVGWWRAQWLLLTAAPVAVLAVLGVLIEPARFWLLLPAAILAVLGIGCAVLFPLWWFRTHRWEVTDEAVYVRTGVLRQEWRIAPMSRIQTVDTVRGPLEQLYRLATVTVTTASSKGAVRIEGLGHELAAELAERLTRITQDTPGDAT, from the coding sequence ATGACCACGGGGGAGCGGACGGTGCGGCTGAGGCCGCCCAGCAACACTCTGGACGCGCGGGCCGTCGGCTGGTGGCGGGCCCAGTGGCTGCTGCTGACCGCGGCGCCGGTGGCCGTCCTGGCGGTGCTCGGCGTGCTCATCGAGCCCGCCCGGTTCTGGCTGCTGCTGCCCGCCGCGATCCTCGCGGTCCTCGGCATCGGCTGCGCCGTCCTCTTCCCCCTCTGGTGGTTCCGCACTCATCGCTGGGAGGTCACCGACGAAGCGGTGTACGTCAGAACCGGCGTCCTGCGACAGGAGTGGCGGATCGCCCCGATGTCCCGCATCCAGACCGTGGACACCGTCCGCGGCCCGCTCGAACAGCTCTACCGGCTCGCCACGGTCACCGTGACCACCGCATCGTCCAAGGGCGCGGTCCGGATCGAGGGACTGGGCCACGAGCTGGCGGCCGAGCTGGCCGAGCGGCTGACCCGGATCACCCAGGACACCCCCGGGGACGCCACATGA
- the secG gene encoding preprotein translocase subunit SecG, producing MILAFEIALIVFSLLLMLLVLMHKGKGGGLSDMFGGGMQSSVGGSSVAERNLDRITVFVGLAWFACIVVLGLLIKLDN from the coding sequence GTGATTTTGGCGTTCGAGATCGCCCTGATCGTCTTCAGCCTGCTGCTGATGCTGCTGGTGCTGATGCACAAGGGCAAGGGCGGCGGCCTCTCCGACATGTTCGGTGGCGGTATGCAGTCGTCCGTGGGCGGCTCCTCGGTCGCCGAGCGGAACCTCGACCGGATCACGGTCTTCGTCGGCCTGGCCTGGTTCGCGTGCATTGTTGTGCTTGGTCTGCTGATCAAGCTGGACAACTGA
- a CDS encoding PH domain-containing protein, translating into MSAEAVVSPDAGDDDRATGPDTDWRRLDRRTVLVSALVTVGVAAGAAAPTTLGLSGRFGLGHAVAWVLAGALLLIGSAAAGDYVRWRRTRYRVGIERVELHTGLFLVKKRSLARERIRSVDLTAHPLQRVLGLVTVRIGTGERSGGESTLELDPVPRAEGERLRRELLERTATGTPGTHREGELVALDPRWIRYAPVSFVAPALGGAAVGAVMQVSDWFGAQGQVIDWVGDRFRDTSLTAMIVILAVAAVAAGVVGALGLWVEMWWGYRLERELGGTLRIRRGLLTSRSVSIEERRLRGVDLVEPFGIRLFGAARVDAITTGLAKDDEEQHGDHNTLLPAAPRPVADTVAADVLRATTSPTGAPLTGHPVAARGRRLRRAFWAVVVPVAVQAVLGVLVTPVLLWTALGCAAVGLPLGVFVALDAYRGLGHGLSGDYLVVRSGTVRRSTAALERAGVIGWTVRQTYFQRRSGVLSLTATTAAGAGAYTAYDADASEGLDFASQAVPGLLEPFLERTPAAG; encoded by the coding sequence ATGAGCGCCGAGGCGGTCGTCTCCCCGGACGCCGGGGACGACGACCGCGCCACCGGCCCCGACACCGACTGGCGGCGGCTGGACCGGCGTACGGTCCTCGTCAGTGCACTCGTCACGGTCGGAGTGGCGGCCGGTGCGGCCGCGCCCACCACGCTCGGGCTCTCCGGGCGGTTCGGCCTCGGGCACGCGGTCGCGTGGGTGCTGGCCGGCGCGCTCCTGCTGATCGGTTCCGCCGCGGCCGGCGACTACGTACGGTGGCGCCGCACCCGCTACCGCGTCGGCATCGAACGGGTCGAGCTCCACACCGGCCTGTTCCTGGTCAAGAAGCGCTCACTGGCCCGTGAACGCATCCGCAGCGTCGACCTCACCGCCCATCCGCTCCAACGGGTCCTCGGCCTGGTGACCGTCCGTATCGGCACCGGTGAGCGCTCCGGCGGCGAATCCACCCTGGAACTGGACCCGGTTCCCAGGGCCGAGGGTGAACGGCTCCGCCGCGAACTGCTGGAGCGTACGGCCACCGGCACCCCGGGCACGCATCGCGAGGGCGAACTCGTCGCCCTCGACCCGCGCTGGATCCGTTACGCACCGGTCTCGTTCGTGGCCCCCGCACTCGGCGGCGCGGCGGTCGGTGCGGTGATGCAGGTCAGCGACTGGTTCGGGGCGCAGGGGCAGGTGATCGACTGGGTCGGCGACCGGTTCCGTGACACCTCGCTGACGGCCATGATCGTGATCCTCGCCGTCGCGGCTGTGGCGGCCGGTGTCGTCGGTGCGCTCGGCCTGTGGGTCGAGATGTGGTGGGGCTACCGGCTGGAGCGCGAACTCGGTGGCACCCTGCGCATCCGGCGCGGCCTGCTGACCTCCCGGTCCGTCTCCATCGAGGAGCGGCGGCTGCGCGGAGTCGACCTCGTCGAACCGTTCGGCATCCGGCTCTTCGGCGCCGCCCGCGTCGACGCGATCACCACCGGACTGGCCAAGGACGACGAGGAGCAGCACGGCGACCACAACACCCTGCTGCCCGCCGCACCCCGGCCCGTCGCCGACACGGTGGCCGCCGACGTCCTGCGCGCGACCACGTCCCCGACGGGCGCCCCGCTGACCGGGCACCCCGTCGCGGCCCGCGGCCGGCGGCTGCGCCGGGCGTTCTGGGCCGTCGTCGTCCCCGTGGCCGTCCAGGCCGTGCTCGGCGTGCTGGTGACCCCCGTACTGCTCTGGACCGCGCTCGGCTGCGCGGCCGTGGGGCTGCCTCTGGGGGTGTTCGTGGCCCTTGACGCGTACCGCGGTCTGGGACATGGCCTCAGCGGCGACTACCTGGTGGTCCGCTCGGGCACGGTCCGGCGCTCGACCGCCGCGCTGGAGCGGGCCGGGGTCATCGGCTGGACGGTCCGGCAGACGTACTTCCAGCGGCGGTCAGGCGTGCTGAGTCTCACCGCGACGACGGCCGCGGGAGCGGGCGCGTACACGGCGTACGACGCGGACGCGAGCGAGGGCCTCGACTTCGCCTCGCAGGCGGTCCCGGGCCTGCTGGAACCCTTCCTGGAGCGCACCCCGGCGGCCGGATGA
- a CDS encoding RNA polymerase-binding protein RbpA produces MASGNAIRGSRVGAGPMGEAERGESAPRLRISFWCSNGHETQPSFASDAQVPETWDCPRCGFPAGQDRDSPPDPPRTEPYKTHLAYVRERRSDADGEAILAEALAKLRGEI; encoded by the coding sequence GTGGCAAGTGGCAACGCGATCCGGGGAAGCCGGGTCGGAGCGGGGCCGATGGGGGAGGCCGAGCGGGGCGAGTCCGCACCACGCCTCCGCATCTCCTTCTGGTGCTCGAACGGGCACGAGACGCAGCCGAGCTTCGCCAGTGACGCGCAGGTACCGGAGACCTGGGACTGCCCGCGCTGTGGTTTCCCGGCCGGCCAGGACCGGGACAGCCCGCCGGACCCGCCGCGCACCGAGCCGTACAAGACGCACCTCGCGTACGTACGTGAGCGGCGCAGCGATGCGGACGGCGAGGCCATCCTCGCCGAGGCCCTGGCGAAACTCCGGGGCGAGATCTAG